Proteins encoded together in one Spodoptera frugiperda isolate SF20-4 chromosome 15, AGI-APGP_CSIRO_Sfru_2.0, whole genome shotgun sequence window:
- the LOC118273405 gene encoding zinc finger protein on ecdysone puffs isoform X2: protein MSSRGRGYGGRGSYSGGRGSGYRGSYRGSSNRGSYESRGGRGGGYSSYNNESRYTSSSASRYNSSRDRMEDSYKKPYRSESSASYSNRDYGGRSGSPDRKRMRMERVERTKESCVQGSSSDRRSHDGGGHYGGSYGARQESYSSERRSFGGEDRRRSPNRESYRKPSGMGPPREARPTTRPRAVRRSFRGRTMRSRATFRGAPRSRGTFTSRRYTERTLGYTRAFRSVKGRSSSVKSKEDASSTEEDWDAEEKEEVAEEKKETKTKSPKAEPEVSDGEQVEGGEDTDKEPDAASDTAPPRPRPYVHLSCVHCKEKCATFAAYAKHLVSSKHRAAMSGVARRHKAQLLRMRVAQRGAQRELEAAAGAQLAARTTFCPVCRLNHRTTRHAHNLTDTHRAMKRFLMPFCQICRLTFRSPMIYEHHICSLEHLKRKASQSARRVSPKAEASGDEGMDVDLDNFMTLDSVGDVDEVEDDDSGGEKKDESSPKKPKVEINIGSEHIKKMEVWWCELCRVYLPHVEAGGTEEAEALRRHCRLRIHLGRYVQHRDTRTLRKHAERIHRQLHQQKEEEKETSPAETGDKTAPVKVEETEDPKKKLDNGADNSAASGSEDKLWADVDKDIGELLREVDPQGNEGSDDDEDLGRYDKFRKSDKKTKPGENGENPVDAADAVSEKSNTEINASA from the exons ATGTCGTCTCGAGGTAGAGGCTATGGAGGAAGAGGAAGTTACAGTGGTGGAAGAGGCAGTGGATATAGGGGGTCGTATCGAGGAAGTAGCAATAGAGGATCATATGAGAGCCGTGGGGGACGTGGTGGAGGCTACTCTTCATATAACAATGAGTCCCGATACACTAGCAGTAGTGCAAGTAGATACAATTCTAGCCGTGACAGAATGGAAGACTCTTATAAGAAACCATATAGATCA GAAAGTTCTGCAAGTTATTCCAACCGCGATTATGGTGGTCGTTCCGGCTCCCCTGACAGAAAGAGGATGAGGATGGAG CGTGTCGAAAGAACCAAAGAGAGTTGTGTACAGGGCTCTTCGAGCGATAGACGTAGCCATGATGGAGGTGGCCATTACGGTGGATCTTATGGCGCTCGACAAGAAAGTTACAGCAGCGAAAGGAGATCGTTTGGTGGCGAAGATCGCAGACGCTCGCCAAACCGAGAAAGCTACCGCAAGCCGAGCGGAATGGGCCCGCCGCGAGAGGCACGGCCCACGACGCGGCCACGCGCCGTGCGCCGGTCCTTCCGCGGACGCACTATGCGCTCACGGGCGACCTTCAGAGGCGCACCGCGTTCTCGCGGTACTTTTACCTCTAGGCGATACACCGAAAGAACGCTCGGTTACACCCGTGCGTTCCGATCTGTCAAGGGCCGAAG CAGTTCCGTCAAGTCCAAAGAGGATGCCTCTTCAACTGAGGAAGATTGGGATGCAGAGGAGAAAGAGGAAGTTGCTGAAGAAAAAAAGGAGACCAAAACTAAATCCCCAAAG GCTGAACCCGAAGTGTCTGATGGAGAGCAAGTAGAGGGTGGCGAAGACACGGACAAAGAACCAGATGCTGCGTCGGACACAGCTCCCCCGCGTCCGCGTCCTTACGTACATTTATCGTGCGTACATTGTAAAGAGAAATGTGCAACTTTTGCG GCATACGCGAAGCACCTGGTGTCGAGCAAGCACCGCGCGGCCATGAGCGGTGTGGCGCGGCGGCACAAGGCGCAGTTGCTGCGCATGCGCGTGGCCCAGCGCGGCGCGCAGCGAGAGCTGGAGGCTGCGGCGGGCGCGCAGCTGGCGGCGCGGACGACGTTCTGCCCGGTGTGCCGCCTCAACCACCGCACCACGCGCCACGCGCACAACCTCACCGACACGCACCGCGCCATGAAGCGCTTCCTGATGCCGTTTTGCCAGATTTGTCGCCTCACCTTCCGTTCGCCTATGATTTACGAACACCATATTTGTTCTCTTGAACACCTTAAG AGGAAAGCAAGCCAATCTGCGAGAAGGGTGAGCCCCAAGGCTGAAGCTAGCGGTGACGAGGGCATGGATGTCGATTTAGACAACTTTATGACTCTTGACTCAGTGGGTGATGTAGATG AAGTTGAAGATGATGACTCAGGGGGCGAAAAGAAAGATGAAAGTTCTCCTAAAAAACCCAAAGTTGAAATTAACATTGGCAGTgagcatattaaaaaaatggag GTTTGGTGGTGTGAATTATGCCGTGTTTACTTGCCCCACGTCGAAGCTGGCGGCACTGAAGAAGCAGAAGCTCTACGTCGTCATTGCCGTTTACGTATACATCTGGGGCGCTACGTCCAACACCGTGACACTCGCACTCTTCGCAAACACGCTGAAAGAATTCATCGCCAGTTACATCAACAAAAAG aagaagAAAAGGAAACCTCCCCTGCTGAGACTGGAGATAAAACTGCACCGGTAAAGGTGGAAGAGACCGAAGATCCTAAAAAGAAACTTGATAATGGTGCCGATAATTCGGCCGCATCTG GGAGTGAGGATAAATTATGGGCAGATGTTGATAAAGACATTGGAGAACTACTTCGAGAAGTTGATCCTCAAGGTAACGAAGGCAGTGACGACGACGAGGATCTCGGGAG gtatGATAAATTCAGGAAGAGTGATAAGAAAACTAAACCAGGAGAAAATGGAGAAAATCCTGTTGATGCTGCGGATGCTGTTAGCGAGAAAAGCAATACGGAAATTAATGCGTCTGcctaa
- the LOC118273405 gene encoding zinc finger protein on ecdysone puffs isoform X3, with protein sequence MSSRGRGYGGRGSYSGGRGSGYRGSYRGSSNRGSYESRGGRGGGYSSYNNESRYTSSSASRYNSSRDRMEDSYKKPYRSESSASYSNRDYGGRSGSPDRKRMRMEGSSSDRRSHDGGGHYGGSYGARQESYSSERRSFGGEDRRRSPNRESYRKPSGMGPPREARPTTRPRAVRRSFRGRTMRSRATFRGAPRSRGTFTSRRYTERTLGYTRAFRSVKGRSSSVKSKEDASSTEEDWDAEEKEEVAEEKKETKTKSPKAEPEVSDGEQVEGGEDTDKEPDAASDTAPPRPRPYVHLSCVHCKEKCATFAAYAKHLVSSKHRAAMSGVARRHKAQLLRMRVAQRGAQRELEAAAGAQLAARTTFCPVCRLNHRTTRHAHNLTDTHRAMKRFLMPFCQICRLTFRSPMIYEHHICSLEHLKRKASQSARRVSPKAEASGDEGMDVDLDNFMTLDSVGDVDEVEDDDSGGEKKDESSPKKPKVEINIGSEHIKKMEVWWCELCRVYLPHVEAGGTEEAEALRRHCRLRIHLGRYVQHRDTRTLRKHAERIHRQLHQQKEEEKETSPAETGDKTAPVKVEETEDPKKKLDNGADNSAASGSEDKLWADVDKDIGELLREVDPQGNEGSDDDEDLGRYDKFRKSDKKTKPGENGENPVDAADAVSEKSNTEINASA encoded by the exons ATGTCGTCTCGAGGTAGAGGCTATGGAGGAAGAGGAAGTTACAGTGGTGGAAGAGGCAGTGGATATAGGGGGTCGTATCGAGGAAGTAGCAATAGAGGATCATATGAGAGCCGTGGGGGACGTGGTGGAGGCTACTCTTCATATAACAATGAGTCCCGATACACTAGCAGTAGTGCAAGTAGATACAATTCTAGCCGTGACAGAATGGAAGACTCTTATAAGAAACCATATAGATCA GAAAGTTCTGCAAGTTATTCCAACCGCGATTATGGTGGTCGTTCCGGCTCCCCTGACAGAAAGAGGATGAGGATGGAG GGCTCTTCGAGCGATAGACGTAGCCATGATGGAGGTGGCCATTACGGTGGATCTTATGGCGCTCGACAAGAAAGTTACAGCAGCGAAAGGAGATCGTTTGGTGGCGAAGATCGCAGACGCTCGCCAAACCGAGAAAGCTACCGCAAGCCGAGCGGAATGGGCCCGCCGCGAGAGGCACGGCCCACGACGCGGCCACGCGCCGTGCGCCGGTCCTTCCGCGGACGCACTATGCGCTCACGGGCGACCTTCAGAGGCGCACCGCGTTCTCGCGGTACTTTTACCTCTAGGCGATACACCGAAAGAACGCTCGGTTACACCCGTGCGTTCCGATCTGTCAAGGGCCGAAG CAGTTCCGTCAAGTCCAAAGAGGATGCCTCTTCAACTGAGGAAGATTGGGATGCAGAGGAGAAAGAGGAAGTTGCTGAAGAAAAAAAGGAGACCAAAACTAAATCCCCAAAG GCTGAACCCGAAGTGTCTGATGGAGAGCAAGTAGAGGGTGGCGAAGACACGGACAAAGAACCAGATGCTGCGTCGGACACAGCTCCCCCGCGTCCGCGTCCTTACGTACATTTATCGTGCGTACATTGTAAAGAGAAATGTGCAACTTTTGCG GCATACGCGAAGCACCTGGTGTCGAGCAAGCACCGCGCGGCCATGAGCGGTGTGGCGCGGCGGCACAAGGCGCAGTTGCTGCGCATGCGCGTGGCCCAGCGCGGCGCGCAGCGAGAGCTGGAGGCTGCGGCGGGCGCGCAGCTGGCGGCGCGGACGACGTTCTGCCCGGTGTGCCGCCTCAACCACCGCACCACGCGCCACGCGCACAACCTCACCGACACGCACCGCGCCATGAAGCGCTTCCTGATGCCGTTTTGCCAGATTTGTCGCCTCACCTTCCGTTCGCCTATGATTTACGAACACCATATTTGTTCTCTTGAACACCTTAAG AGGAAAGCAAGCCAATCTGCGAGAAGGGTGAGCCCCAAGGCTGAAGCTAGCGGTGACGAGGGCATGGATGTCGATTTAGACAACTTTATGACTCTTGACTCAGTGGGTGATGTAGATG AAGTTGAAGATGATGACTCAGGGGGCGAAAAGAAAGATGAAAGTTCTCCTAAAAAACCCAAAGTTGAAATTAACATTGGCAGTgagcatattaaaaaaatggag GTTTGGTGGTGTGAATTATGCCGTGTTTACTTGCCCCACGTCGAAGCTGGCGGCACTGAAGAAGCAGAAGCTCTACGTCGTCATTGCCGTTTACGTATACATCTGGGGCGCTACGTCCAACACCGTGACACTCGCACTCTTCGCAAACACGCTGAAAGAATTCATCGCCAGTTACATCAACAAAAAG aagaagAAAAGGAAACCTCCCCTGCTGAGACTGGAGATAAAACTGCACCGGTAAAGGTGGAAGAGACCGAAGATCCTAAAAAGAAACTTGATAATGGTGCCGATAATTCGGCCGCATCTG GGAGTGAGGATAAATTATGGGCAGATGTTGATAAAGACATTGGAGAACTACTTCGAGAAGTTGATCCTCAAGGTAACGAAGGCAGTGACGACGACGAGGATCTCGGGAG gtatGATAAATTCAGGAAGAGTGATAAGAAAACTAAACCAGGAGAAAATGGAGAAAATCCTGTTGATGCTGCGGATGCTGTTAGCGAGAAAAGCAATACGGAAATTAATGCGTCTGcctaa
- the LOC118273405 gene encoding zinc finger protein on ecdysone puffs isoform X4 codes for MSSRGRGYGGRGSYSGGRGSGYRGSYRGSSNRGSYESRGGRGGGYSSYNNESRYTSSSASRYNSSRDRMEDSYKKPYRSESSASYSNRDYGGRSGSPDRKRMRMEGSSSDRRSHDGGGHYGGSYGARQESYSSERRSFGGEDRRRSPNRESYRKPSGMGPPREARPTTRPRAVRRSFRGRTMRSRATFRGAPRSRGTFTSRRYTERTLGYTRAFRSVKGRSSVKSKEDASSTEEDWDAEEKEEVAEEKKETKTKSPKAEPEVSDGEQVEGGEDTDKEPDAASDTAPPRPRPYVHLSCVHCKEKCATFAAYAKHLVSSKHRAAMSGVARRHKAQLLRMRVAQRGAQRELEAAAGAQLAARTTFCPVCRLNHRTTRHAHNLTDTHRAMKRFLMPFCQICRLTFRSPMIYEHHICSLEHLKRKASQSARRVSPKAEASGDEGMDVDLDNFMTLDSVGDVDEVEDDDSGGEKKDESSPKKPKVEINIGSEHIKKMEVWWCELCRVYLPHVEAGGTEEAEALRRHCRLRIHLGRYVQHRDTRTLRKHAERIHRQLHQQKEEEKETSPAETGDKTAPVKVEETEDPKKKLDNGADNSAASGSEDKLWADVDKDIGELLREVDPQGNEGSDDDEDLGRYDKFRKSDKKTKPGENGENPVDAADAVSEKSNTEINASA; via the exons ATGTCGTCTCGAGGTAGAGGCTATGGAGGAAGAGGAAGTTACAGTGGTGGAAGAGGCAGTGGATATAGGGGGTCGTATCGAGGAAGTAGCAATAGAGGATCATATGAGAGCCGTGGGGGACGTGGTGGAGGCTACTCTTCATATAACAATGAGTCCCGATACACTAGCAGTAGTGCAAGTAGATACAATTCTAGCCGTGACAGAATGGAAGACTCTTATAAGAAACCATATAGATCA GAAAGTTCTGCAAGTTATTCCAACCGCGATTATGGTGGTCGTTCCGGCTCCCCTGACAGAAAGAGGATGAGGATGGAG GGCTCTTCGAGCGATAGACGTAGCCATGATGGAGGTGGCCATTACGGTGGATCTTATGGCGCTCGACAAGAAAGTTACAGCAGCGAAAGGAGATCGTTTGGTGGCGAAGATCGCAGACGCTCGCCAAACCGAGAAAGCTACCGCAAGCCGAGCGGAATGGGCCCGCCGCGAGAGGCACGGCCCACGACGCGGCCACGCGCCGTGCGCCGGTCCTTCCGCGGACGCACTATGCGCTCACGGGCGACCTTCAGAGGCGCACCGCGTTCTCGCGGTACTTTTACCTCTAGGCGATACACCGAAAGAACGCTCGGTTACACCCGTGCGTTCCGATCTGTCAAGGGCCGAAG TTCCGTCAAGTCCAAAGAGGATGCCTCTTCAACTGAGGAAGATTGGGATGCAGAGGAGAAAGAGGAAGTTGCTGAAGAAAAAAAGGAGACCAAAACTAAATCCCCAAAG GCTGAACCCGAAGTGTCTGATGGAGAGCAAGTAGAGGGTGGCGAAGACACGGACAAAGAACCAGATGCTGCGTCGGACACAGCTCCCCCGCGTCCGCGTCCTTACGTACATTTATCGTGCGTACATTGTAAAGAGAAATGTGCAACTTTTGCG GCATACGCGAAGCACCTGGTGTCGAGCAAGCACCGCGCGGCCATGAGCGGTGTGGCGCGGCGGCACAAGGCGCAGTTGCTGCGCATGCGCGTGGCCCAGCGCGGCGCGCAGCGAGAGCTGGAGGCTGCGGCGGGCGCGCAGCTGGCGGCGCGGACGACGTTCTGCCCGGTGTGCCGCCTCAACCACCGCACCACGCGCCACGCGCACAACCTCACCGACACGCACCGCGCCATGAAGCGCTTCCTGATGCCGTTTTGCCAGATTTGTCGCCTCACCTTCCGTTCGCCTATGATTTACGAACACCATATTTGTTCTCTTGAACACCTTAAG AGGAAAGCAAGCCAATCTGCGAGAAGGGTGAGCCCCAAGGCTGAAGCTAGCGGTGACGAGGGCATGGATGTCGATTTAGACAACTTTATGACTCTTGACTCAGTGGGTGATGTAGATG AAGTTGAAGATGATGACTCAGGGGGCGAAAAGAAAGATGAAAGTTCTCCTAAAAAACCCAAAGTTGAAATTAACATTGGCAGTgagcatattaaaaaaatggag GTTTGGTGGTGTGAATTATGCCGTGTTTACTTGCCCCACGTCGAAGCTGGCGGCACTGAAGAAGCAGAAGCTCTACGTCGTCATTGCCGTTTACGTATACATCTGGGGCGCTACGTCCAACACCGTGACACTCGCACTCTTCGCAAACACGCTGAAAGAATTCATCGCCAGTTACATCAACAAAAAG aagaagAAAAGGAAACCTCCCCTGCTGAGACTGGAGATAAAACTGCACCGGTAAAGGTGGAAGAGACCGAAGATCCTAAAAAGAAACTTGATAATGGTGCCGATAATTCGGCCGCATCTG GGAGTGAGGATAAATTATGGGCAGATGTTGATAAAGACATTGGAGAACTACTTCGAGAAGTTGATCCTCAAGGTAACGAAGGCAGTGACGACGACGAGGATCTCGGGAG gtatGATAAATTCAGGAAGAGTGATAAGAAAACTAAACCAGGAGAAAATGGAGAAAATCCTGTTGATGCTGCGGATGCTGTTAGCGAGAAAAGCAATACGGAAATTAATGCGTCTGcctaa
- the LOC118273405 gene encoding zinc finger protein on ecdysone puffs isoform X1, which translates to MSSRGRGYGGRGSYSGGRGSGYRGSYRGSSNRGSYESRGGRGGGYSSYNNESRYTSSSASRYNSSRDRMEDSYKKPYRSESSASYSNRDYGGRSGSPDRKRMRMERVERTKESCVQGSSSDRRSHDGGGHYGGSYGARQESYSSERRSFGGEDRRRSPNRESYRKPSGMGPPREARPTTRPRAVRRSFRGRTMRSRATFRGAPRSRGTFTSRRYTERTLGYTRAFRSVKGRSSVKSKEDASSTEEDWDAEEKEEVAEEKKETKTKSPKAEPEVSDGEQVEGGEDTDKEPDAASDTAPPRPRPYVHLSCVHCKEKCATFAAYAKHLVSSKHRAAMSGVARRHKAQLLRMRVAQRGAQRELEAAAGAQLAARTTFCPVCRLNHRTTRHAHNLTDTHRAMKRFLMPFCQICRLTFRSPMIYEHHICSLEHLKRKASQSARRVSPKAEASGDEGMDVDLDNFMTLDSVGDVDEVEDDDSGGEKKDESSPKKPKVEINIGSEHIKKMEVWWCELCRVYLPHVEAGGTEEAEALRRHCRLRIHLGRYVQHRDTRTLRKHAERIHRQLHQQKEEEKETSPAETGDKTAPVKVEETEDPKKKLDNGADNSAASGSEDKLWADVDKDIGELLREVDPQGNEGSDDDEDLGRYDKFRKSDKKTKPGENGENPVDAADAVSEKSNTEINASA; encoded by the exons ATGTCGTCTCGAGGTAGAGGCTATGGAGGAAGAGGAAGTTACAGTGGTGGAAGAGGCAGTGGATATAGGGGGTCGTATCGAGGAAGTAGCAATAGAGGATCATATGAGAGCCGTGGGGGACGTGGTGGAGGCTACTCTTCATATAACAATGAGTCCCGATACACTAGCAGTAGTGCAAGTAGATACAATTCTAGCCGTGACAGAATGGAAGACTCTTATAAGAAACCATATAGATCA GAAAGTTCTGCAAGTTATTCCAACCGCGATTATGGTGGTCGTTCCGGCTCCCCTGACAGAAAGAGGATGAGGATGGAG CGTGTCGAAAGAACCAAAGAGAGTTGTGTACAGGGCTCTTCGAGCGATAGACGTAGCCATGATGGAGGTGGCCATTACGGTGGATCTTATGGCGCTCGACAAGAAAGTTACAGCAGCGAAAGGAGATCGTTTGGTGGCGAAGATCGCAGACGCTCGCCAAACCGAGAAAGCTACCGCAAGCCGAGCGGAATGGGCCCGCCGCGAGAGGCACGGCCCACGACGCGGCCACGCGCCGTGCGCCGGTCCTTCCGCGGACGCACTATGCGCTCACGGGCGACCTTCAGAGGCGCACCGCGTTCTCGCGGTACTTTTACCTCTAGGCGATACACCGAAAGAACGCTCGGTTACACCCGTGCGTTCCGATCTGTCAAGGGCCGAAG TTCCGTCAAGTCCAAAGAGGATGCCTCTTCAACTGAGGAAGATTGGGATGCAGAGGAGAAAGAGGAAGTTGCTGAAGAAAAAAAGGAGACCAAAACTAAATCCCCAAAG GCTGAACCCGAAGTGTCTGATGGAGAGCAAGTAGAGGGTGGCGAAGACACGGACAAAGAACCAGATGCTGCGTCGGACACAGCTCCCCCGCGTCCGCGTCCTTACGTACATTTATCGTGCGTACATTGTAAAGAGAAATGTGCAACTTTTGCG GCATACGCGAAGCACCTGGTGTCGAGCAAGCACCGCGCGGCCATGAGCGGTGTGGCGCGGCGGCACAAGGCGCAGTTGCTGCGCATGCGCGTGGCCCAGCGCGGCGCGCAGCGAGAGCTGGAGGCTGCGGCGGGCGCGCAGCTGGCGGCGCGGACGACGTTCTGCCCGGTGTGCCGCCTCAACCACCGCACCACGCGCCACGCGCACAACCTCACCGACACGCACCGCGCCATGAAGCGCTTCCTGATGCCGTTTTGCCAGATTTGTCGCCTCACCTTCCGTTCGCCTATGATTTACGAACACCATATTTGTTCTCTTGAACACCTTAAG AGGAAAGCAAGCCAATCTGCGAGAAGGGTGAGCCCCAAGGCTGAAGCTAGCGGTGACGAGGGCATGGATGTCGATTTAGACAACTTTATGACTCTTGACTCAGTGGGTGATGTAGATG AAGTTGAAGATGATGACTCAGGGGGCGAAAAGAAAGATGAAAGTTCTCCTAAAAAACCCAAAGTTGAAATTAACATTGGCAGTgagcatattaaaaaaatggag GTTTGGTGGTGTGAATTATGCCGTGTTTACTTGCCCCACGTCGAAGCTGGCGGCACTGAAGAAGCAGAAGCTCTACGTCGTCATTGCCGTTTACGTATACATCTGGGGCGCTACGTCCAACACCGTGACACTCGCACTCTTCGCAAACACGCTGAAAGAATTCATCGCCAGTTACATCAACAAAAAG aagaagAAAAGGAAACCTCCCCTGCTGAGACTGGAGATAAAACTGCACCGGTAAAGGTGGAAGAGACCGAAGATCCTAAAAAGAAACTTGATAATGGTGCCGATAATTCGGCCGCATCTG GGAGTGAGGATAAATTATGGGCAGATGTTGATAAAGACATTGGAGAACTACTTCGAGAAGTTGATCCTCAAGGTAACGAAGGCAGTGACGACGACGAGGATCTCGGGAG gtatGATAAATTCAGGAAGAGTGATAAGAAAACTAAACCAGGAGAAAATGGAGAAAATCCTGTTGATGCTGCGGATGCTGTTAGCGAGAAAAGCAATACGGAAATTAATGCGTCTGcctaa
- the LOC118279516 gene encoding glycylpeptide N-tetradecanoyltransferase 2: MEDTKATQSSDYHKENDEKHQKKKSKNKKKRSGGDGDHGVPTLPDGLVNVPNSSDVHQNISLKDLKMAMEVLNLQQKPAKTTEEALHKSYQFWSTQPVPKMDEKIISNEPIEPPKSVEDIRSEPYTLPDGFQWDTLNLNEPLVLKELYTLLNENYVEDDDCMFRFDYQTDFLKWALQPPGWRMEWHCGVRVVKSGRLVGFISAIPAQLRIYDHVQTVVEINFLCVHKKLRAKRVAPVLIREITRRVNLTGIFQGVYTAGIVLPKPIATCRYWHRSLNPKKLIDIKFSHLSRNMTMQRTLKLFKLPDLPKTAGFRKMEIQDCEKVVKLLNDYLGKFDLAPIFSEEDFKHWFLPQSGIIDSFVVEASDGSITDFVSYYTLPSTVVYHPVHKTLKAAYSFYNVSTKTPWTDLMLDGLITAKNSGFDVFNALDLMENKEFLEPLKFGIGDGNLQYYLYNWRCPSMAPNKIGLVLQ; encoded by the coding sequence ATGGAAGACACCAAAGCAACTCAATCTAGTGATTACCACAAAGAAAACGATGAGAAACACCAGAAAAAGAAGAGCAAAAACAAGAAAAAGCGAAGCGGTGGGGATGGCGACCACGGCGTTCCAACCTTGCCCGACGGTTTAGTCAATGTGCCTAATTCTAGTGATGTTCATCAGAACATATCCTTGAAAGATTTGAAAATGGCTATGGAGGTGTTAAATCTGCAACAAAAACCAGCTAAAACAACTGAAGAAGCTCTACACAAGTCTTATCAATTTTGGTCAACTCAACCTGTTCCGAAGAtggatgaaaaaataatttctaacgAACCTATAGAACCTCCTAAATCTGTTGAAGACATAAGATCTGAACCTTATACTTTGCCAGATGGGTTCCAATGGGATactttgaatttgaatgaaCCTTTAGTACTAAAAGAGCTGTATACACTTTTGAATGAAAACTATGTCGAGGATGATGACTGCATGTTTAGATTTGACTATCAAACTGATTTTCTGAAGTGGGCCCTCCAGCCGCCTGGCTGGAGAATGGAGTGGCATTGTGGTGTTCGCGTAGTTAAGTCTGGCAGACTAGTGGGCTTTATTTCCGCCATTCCTGCTCAGTTGAGAATTTATGACCATGTACAAACAGTTGTTGAGATAAACTTTTTATGTGTGCATAAAAAGCTCCGTGCCAAGAGAGTCGCTCCTGTTCTTATTAGGGAAATAACACGCAGAGTAAATCTGACTGGTATTTTTCAAGGTGTTTACACTGCAGGTATTGTTTTACCTAAACCAATAGCTACTTGCCGTTATTGGCATAGGTCGCTTAATCCAAAGAAACTAATCGACATTAAGTTCAGTCATTTGTCTAGAAACATGACAATGCAGAGAACActaaaattattcaaactacCAGATTTGCCCAAAACTGCTGGATTTCGTAAAATGGAAATCCAAGATTGTGAGAAGGTGGTTAAACTATTAAATGATTATTTGGGAAAATTTGATTTAGCTCCAATATTTTCAGAAGAGGATTTCAAGCATTGGTTTTTGCCCCAGTCAGGCATAATTGACAGCTTTGTTGTAGAAGCTTCTGATGGCAGTATAACAGATTTTGTTAGTTACTATACTCTGCCTTCTACAGTTGTGTATCATCCAGTACACAAAACTTTAAAAGCTGcatattcattttataatgtATCTACAAAGACGCCATGGACAGATCTAATGCTAGATGGATTGATTACTGCAAAGAATTCAGGTTTTGATGTTTTCAATGCACTGGATCTGATGGAAAACAAGGAATTTTTGGAGCCTTTGAAGTTTGGCATTGGAGATGGGAATTTGCAATACTACTTGTACAACTGGAGGTGTCCAAGTATGGCACCTAACAAAATTGGATTAGTTCTGCAGtaa
- the LOC118279579 gene encoding 60S ribosomal protein L13, whose product MGKGNNMIPNGHFHKDWQRFVKTWFNQPARRHRRKQNRIKKAKAVAPRPAAGPLRPVVRCPTIRYHTKVRAGRGFTLREIRAAGLNPAFARTIGIAVDPRRRNKSVESLQVNVQRLKEYRARLILFPKGKKVLKGEANEEERKLATQLRGPLMPVQQPAPKSIARAITEEEKDFKAYQYLRGARSIAKLVGIRAKRLKDAAENPDDVTKAPTAVKETKPKK is encoded by the exons ATGGGGAAGGGAAATAATATGATCCCTAATGGCCATTTCCATAAGGATTGGCAACGTTTTGTGAAGACTTGGTTTAACCAGCCAGCCAGACGTCATCGCAGAAAACAGAACAGGATCAAGAAGGCCAAAGCCGTTGCTCCTCGTCCTGCTGCTGGACCATTGAGACCAGTTGTCCGTTGCCCCACTATTCGCTATCACACCAAAGTGCGAGCGGGTCGTGGATTCACTCTTCGTGAAATCAGA gcAGCTGGCCTTAACCCTGCTTTTGCTAGAACCATTGGTATTGCAGTGGACCCACGCAGGCGTAACAAATCTGTTGAGTCTCTGCAAGTTAATGTTCAGAGGTTAAAGGAGTACCGTGCACGACTGATCCTGTTCCCTAAGGGCAAGAAG GTATTGAAGGGCGAAGCCAATGAAGAAGAACGCAAATTGGCCACTCAGCTCCGAGGACCATTGATGCCTGTACAGCAGCCAGCTCCTAAATCTATTGCTCGTGCTATCACTGAAGAAGAGAAGGACTTCAAGGCTTACCAATACTTAAGAGGG GCCCGGTCAATTGCTAAACTAGTTGGTATTCGTGCCAAGCGTTTGAAGGATGCTGCAGAAAACCCTGACGACGTCACTAAGGCGCCTACTGCAGTGAAAGAAACAAAACCTAAAAAGTGA